The genomic interval AAGCAGACCTTCGATGGTCAGATAATTATTAAGAAATTTCTCTGTGTCCTGTAAACAACCTAAACCTGTGCCAACAATAATCGAGTCCGGCTGCTTTATTCCAGACTGTTCCAAACAATCTTTTGCACAAGTTACAGACATCCGTAAAATCTTGCTCATTCTGCGTAGCAAACCGGCGTCAATATAATCCTTAAAATTGGGCACAATCAATTCAGAAGATTCTTTTAAGGGTTCAATAGAACCGGAAAAACCGGCATTTTTGAATGTCGGCTGATGAGAAATAGTTGAAACTGCTGAAATGTAGGGCAATTTAATTGTTAATTATTAATTGTAAGTTATTAATGCGTATTGGCGGCACCTCTAATTACCCAAGCTGATAACGGGCAATTTGAATCAGCCGTGCCACGGATTTCACCTGGATAGTTTTTATTCAACATCTGAAAATACCAATGATGAATTGTTACCTCCAAAACCGAAGCTATTGGATAAAACTGTGTTTACAGGTTTGTCAACCAATAATTCTGTAACTGGTACCAGTCCGGTTTCTTCAATGACCGTTTTATAATTCAGGTTTGGATAAATCAAATTATGTTGTATTGCCATGATAGAAAAAACCGCCTCAATTGCTCCTGCTGCTGCCAATGTATGTCCGGTAAATGGTTTGGTCGAACTAAATACGGGCACATTCTCACCAAATATATTCTTCAAAGCAACGGATTCGGACAAATCATTATTTTTTGTTCCCGTACCATGCGCGTTGATATATGATATTTCCTCCAAAGATCTTCCGGATTTGGCAATTGCGTTTCCAATAGCCATTGTAGCTCCTTTTCCATCAGGCGAAGATGCAGTCTGATGATAGGCATCAGCGGCATTAGACCAGCCATTTACATAACACAAGGTTTTATTTCCGGAAAGAGCTATGCTTTTTTCATTTTCCAAGAGAAGAAATCCAGCTCCTTCACCCAGATTCAGCCCGTTTCTGGATTCATCAAAAGGACGGCACCACTGATCATCATATATCATGAGCGACCGGAATCCATTGATAGTAAATTTGGTTAACGCGTCAGTTCCGCCTACCAGCACACGATCCAGTTTTCCCTGGATCAGCATGCGTGCACCAAGCATAATTGCATTAGCTCCTGATGAACAAGCAGTTGACAATGTATTGATATAACCAGATATACCTAATTCTGCTGCGATTCTTTCGGTTGTGTTACCGCTGTCATGGCATTTTAGTAAGTTATAATCCGGATTGGTATGAGCCAGATAATCTGCATAAAAAACTTCACTTCTGTCCATTCCGCCAACAGATGTAGCTGAAATAATTCCGGTTTTTAGTTTCTTATCCTGGTTCGTTTTACCCCATGCCTGTCGTGCAGCAGCAAGGCCTAACAACGACGTACGTGAAATATTTGGATTTTGAACACCTAATCGGGTTATCAGATCCTGGTTCGAAATTTTAACCTCACCAGCCAGAAAACCTCTTTTTTCATCCAGATACTTTACCGGTGCAATTCCCGTACGGCTCTCTTTCAGCGAAAGTAAATTTTCCTCAACTGTAAGGCCAATGGCAGAAATAATACCAATTCCGGTAATCCGAATGCTCATTTATAAATGGGAAAAGACATTTTGCAAAAATAAAATCCTGAATAAGAGCAGCTAAGCAATCTGTTCTGCTTTCCTTTTCCGAATATAATCCGCCATAGTACTAACAGATAAAAAAGCTTCCTTTCCTTCGTCAGGATTTACTACTTGTATGCCATGATATTGTTCCAATAAAACAATCAGTTCTAAGGCGTCAATTGAATCCAGGCCTAAACCCTGATCACTAAACAGCAATGCGTCGTCATCAATGTCCGATACCTGCAAATCTTCCAGATTCAATTGCTCTATAATCTGCTTTTTTAAGTCTTCTTTTAAGTTATCCATTTCTGGAATTTATCTTTAAATGTAAAATTATAACAAACCGGGCCCGGCAATTTGTGCCAGGTTTCCTGTATTGAATTCGTTTCCTGCCAAACCTTCTTTTTCAACCAGAAATACAAAAACATTCACCTGCTCTCCTGTAATTCCAAGCCATCCGCAAAGTACCGCCTTTGTTCCGGCTGACATCAGAATATCTATGTAGTTAACAAAAAAATCAGGTGCAAATTTAGGCAAAACGGCAAACATATTCTCACCATACCATTTGTTTAAAATTGCAATTTCGCCCAGTACAATATTAGGCAGTGTATATACAAATAATGCCGGACTAGGTGTTCCCTGTTCCTTGTACGACTTTTCAAAGCGTAGATCGCTGTCCGCACTTGAAAACTGATTAGCAAAAAGCATGGCTATTTCATCATCATTATAGGAAGTTATAAGAGAAGGCTGAGCCCTTTTTATCATTTCAGAAAGCAAATATCCTGATTGGGAAAGGGTATCCATTTTATAAAATTTGGGATAGACAAATTCCTGGCTTTTATACAATTGTTTGAACCAGCTATCCTCAGATTCCCTGTCACGTTCTGCAATTATCTCTCCGTTTACGGAACAGTTTTCATTATTTAAATGGCAATATGATGTAATGAAACTCATAGTTTCTGAATGATCAGCGAGGCATTTCCTCCGCCAAATCCCGAGGCTGTTTTTAAAATAGTATGAAGTTTAGCTTTCTTATTTTCTGTAATGACGTTTAATACCTTTGAAGTACCGGTTTCACTAAAACCCAGGCTTTTTACCAGTATTTCCTTTCGTATCATTTGTATAGAAGCCGCAGTTTCAATTACACCTGCCGCACCCAAAGTATGTCCAAAATATCCCTTAAAGCTATTCAGTGGCACATCTGTCAGACTCAGCCGGTCGAAAGCAATAGATTCCATTTCATCATTGTAAATGGTACCAGTGCCATGGGCAGAAATAAAATCTATTTCATTATCAGAAATTTGATTGATTTCCATTGTTTTCTTTACACTTCTGTATAATCCCTCACCAGTTCTGGACGGGCCTGAAATGTGATTGGCATCGTTCGCTGACGTTCCTTGTAACAATTTCAAAGGCGATTCTTTAAAAATTGATACTGTATTAGAAATTACTACTGCACCGCAACCCTCTCCCAGCGAAATTCCTTTTCTATTGGCATCAAAAGGGATACAAGGTTCATCGCTCATTGCAAAAAGTGATTGAAAACCATAGACCACAAAATCCGAGATCAGGTCACAGCCAATTACAATGGCATGTTCATACAATCTGGCAGCAATAAAATTACGGGCTGCGTTAATCGCCAATACTCCTGAAACACAGGCATTGGAAATAACAATAGGCTGATTTACAAGCTCAAATCTGGCCATTAATGAAGCAACCGACTGCCCGAACGGATCGGTCATATTGTCTTTCAACTCGCCCTTGGTCGAACTAATGATCAATATAGTTTTGGCCGACGACAGAACATTCTTATCTATTTTTCCCGATACTGATATGAGCATCGAAGCAGTCAGGTTTTCAAACTGACTTTCCTGAGGTAAGCTCAAAATCTTTGAAAGGTGAACAGAAATTTTGTTAAATCCTGCATTTGGTATCAGAGAAATTCCCGTACGGTTTTCAGCCATGGCAGAAAAATTTTTTGCTGCGGTTTCTCCTAATGGGCTAATTATTTCTTCTGCACCTATATAAATCATACTCTGAATATCCGAATTTGAATGGGTTTTTTAAACCCCAAATAATTATCTGTTATATTTTTTATTAAAAAACAACATCATTTTTTTCTTTCCAATGACTATAAAAATCCGGTGTAAGCAGTTCTAATGTCCGGCTTTCTTTTTCCAAAAATACCTGCATAGTTTTTCCCACAGCGCAAAGCTCACCAGTTGTCAGATTAACAACTTCATATTCAAACATGATTTTAGCAGATTTTGACGGAATGTATTTGGTGATCACTTTAATGGCCTGGCCATAATAGACAGCCGCTTTATGGTCAATTTCTGATTTTACAATAGGTGTAAAATAGCCCTGATCGAAAATTGTAAGATATTCAAGTCCAAAGGTTTTGCCAAAAGCTTCCCTCCCATCTTCAAAAAATTTCAGGTAGTTGCCATGCCACACAACACCCATTGCATCGGTTTCACTAAATCGTATATCAATTTCAATTTCAGAAGAAAGCATATTCCATTATTACATTTAGGAGTGAACAAGAATAGTCATTTTTTACGATTATCACTAAAACCGTTACAATAAATGACATTTAGAACTACTTCACTCTAACATTCACGATTCTGAAATTACAATTTTCATTTCGCATTCCATTAACATACGGCCATCCAGAAAATTTCGACCAAGTACCATAAAAATATTTCCTAACTGATGTGTAGGAGTTACTATTGTATTGATTTTTGAATTAACCGGCGGTAATTCATGAATTATCAAACGGGAAATTGCACCTATAAAACCAATTCTGGGATATTCATTTTCTACCCTGTCCAGATAACCAAAAGAAGCGGCGCAAGTCTGTGCAATATTTTCTATCAATCCTGATTCCTGAAAAAAATCATCTTTCAGCAAAATATTGCTTTCATCAATAAAAAAATCTGATTCAAAGACTTCCTTGCTGACATGCAGTAAATTACCGATCATGATAAACGGAAACCGGTGCGGAATGTAATCTTTTATATTTTCCTGACGAACAATCATTATTGAAAAAAATTGAAGTAGTTAAACCATTGTTCCGGATATTGACTGACCTTTTTTTCCAGCTCTGCCACATATAGTTTAGCAATTTCTTCGGCTTTCATTTTAGTGATTATAGGTAATGTAGCACTTAAATGATAGCTGTATTTCCCATCTTTAGCAGCAAAAACGAAGGTAACCGGCGCATCAAATTTGGAAGCAATTACGAAAGGGCCAATCGGGAATTTCGCTTTTTTACCTAAAAAATCAAGTTCTGTAAATTTGGCCCCTTCCATGTACCGGTCCGCATGAATGGCAACAAACTCATTATTTATCAATGCATTACGGATTGCAATAATATGCGACAAATCATTTTTAATAGCAATGATCTTGAACCTCGAACCGCCTGTTGAAAGCTCCATGTATTGCTTGATACTTTCCACTTCTGCATCCAGCATCACAATATTAATTGTAGGTGTAATCCTGCCTTTCAGCAGGTTTCCGGCAGTTTCCCAGTTTCCTAAGTGAGCACTCAATAATATTCCGCCTTTTCCTTTTTCCCGGATATCAATCAGAAATTCTTCGTTTTCAAAAGTGTGAGAAAACATCCCTTCTTTTCCCAAAAGAAATGCAGCACGGTCTACAAGTGTTTGTCCAAAAATGTAAAAATTCCGGCGAACCATCTTTTTTGCAGCTTTGCCCGAAATATGAAGCGTATTCTGGTAAAAATCGAGCAGGATATTTCTGGGTTTGGATGCAAATAAGTAGTAATAAAAAGTGACTACTCTTAAAAGCAGATAGGCAAATCCAAGACCCAGAAATTGAATGAAGAAAAGAAAAATTTTATATCCCGTCAGTGAGCCCCTGGTTTTACCATCCCAGGAGTTATCTTGGGCATTCCCATCCTGACGGCTCATTGGTTATAATGCAAGTTTCTTTTGAACAAGATTGAAAAAATCTCCAAAAGTGACAATTTCTTTAAAATCCTCGCCTGTCATTTTTATATTCAGGTTCTCCTCAATAAGCACAACAAGATCAACATAATCCAGACTATCCAGATCAAGTGTTTCTTTAAGGCTGTTTTCAGGAAGAATCAGATCTTTATCCACTTCAAACTCTTCAGACAAAAAACCCCTGGTATCCTCTATAACTTCTTCCAAACTCATTTTAACGTCTTTAGCGTACATGGCTTACAAAATTAATTTATTCTTTTCTGATAGTTTTCAAAATCCTGTCAAATTTCCAATAACAATTTTACATCTAAACAATATATCTATAAGAGGTATATATTGCATGTAACCGGTTATCTCCAATATGGAACAAATGCTAAATTAAGCATTTAAAACCTGTGATCCTTGCCGGTTACGAAGTAGAACAACTTTGATAACCGAATTAGATTAAGATTTTTTAATGATCAATGTAGAATTGGTACCACCAAATCCAAAAGAATTTGACAAGAAACAATTGATTTTCTGTTCTTTGGTTTCAGGAATTATGTTGATAAGAGCAGAATCCTCGTCCGGGTTTTCGTAATTAATGTTTGGAGCAATAAAATCCTTCTGCATCATTAATATGGAATAAACGATTTCACTGGCACCCGCCATCCAGCATTCATGGCCGGTCATCGATTTGGTAGAACTGACCGGGACATTACCACCAAAAACATCGAATATAGCTCTTGCTTCACTTCCATCACCCACAGGAGTTGATGTGGCGTGGGCATTGATGTAGTCAACATCGCCCGCTTTTATATTCGCCTGGCTCAGTGCCATTTGCAGAGACCGTATCTGTCCTTCAATACTCGGATTTGAAATATGATCCCCATTTGAAGAAAACCCGTATCCGATCAGTTCTGCAATAATTTTAGCTCCCCGTTTCGTCGCTGCTTCATAAGATTCCAGAATAACCGTTGCCGCCCCACCGCTTGGAATAAGCCCGTCCCTGTCTTTATCAAATGGCCTGGAAGCTTTCGCAGGTTCAGATTCGCGTACTGAAAATGTACCCAGGCCATCGAAACTTGCCATAGAAGCCGGATTAATTTCCTGGGCCCCACCACAGATTACGCGTTCCTGCAATCCTTGTTTGATCATCAAATAACCCATTCCAATAGAATGAGAGCCGGATGCACATGCTGCGCTAAGCGTAAAATTAATCCCTTTCAGCTTAAAAATAGTTGAAAGGTTCATATTTACGGTACTGTTCATATTTTGAAAAATAGCACCGCTGCCAATGAGTGTAGTATCATGTTTTTCTCTAGCTTTATCAACGGCTTCTACAACGGACGAGGCCGTACTGTCATTTCCAAAAATGATCCCGGTTTCCGTTTTTTCAAGAAAATCTATATCCAGCCCGGCCATTTCCAACGCTTCTTTCGTCGACATATAGGCATAAATCGCTGGCTGGTGCATTCCAAGCCTCTGCCGTCTGGACAAAAATGATTTCAGGTCCGGTTCCCTTACCATACCGGTAAGCGCAGAACGAAATCCAAAATCCTTTCTTACCTGGTCAAAAATAATACCACTTTTACCTTGATATAACGACTTGGCGACCTCGTCCAGGTTTTCACCCAAACATGAATAAATGCCAATCCCGGTAATTACAACTCTGTGGTTCATAGATTAAGAATAAATCCCTCCATTAATATTTACAACCTCTCCGGTAATGTAGGCAGCCTTATCAGAACATAAAAAACTAACCAGATGTGCTACTTCATCAGCTTTACCAAAACGGTTCATCGGAATCATTTGTTTCAATTCATCCTCATTCAGGTCTTTCGTCATGTCACTCGCTATAAAACCTGGCGCAACGGCATTGACTGTGATTTTACGTTTTGCAACTTCCTGTGCCAATGCCTTTGTTGCAGATATAATGGCACCTTTTGCAGCCGAATAATTGGTTTGCCCGGCTACACCCTTCATACCCGAAACAGAGGCAATATTCACAATCCTGCCGGAGCGTTTTCTAAGCATCTGCTGTATAATATTCTGGGTTACATTAAACAATCCTTTCGTGGAAATATTCATGACATCGTCCCAGTCTTTTTCAGGCATCCACATGAATAACCCATCCTTTGTAATGCCCGCATTATTGACCAGCACACTGATGAATTTGTCTTCATTATTAGCTTTCCATGTATTTAAAACCTCGTCAACCTCAGATTTTGTCTGCACATTAAACTGCAATAATTCACCATCCCCTCCATCCTTTCTAATTTCTTCCAATGTCTCTTCGGCTGCAGTCTGATTAGACGAATAATTGATCAGAATATATAACCCGTGATCTTTTGCGAGCTGAACGGCAATGGCCCTGCCCAGCCCTCTCGAAGCACCTGTTACCAATGCACAGCTCATAATGTAAATGGGGTTTCCTTGATATATTCATAAACAGCGGCGATACTTTCCGACTGTGGAATGTCTTCTTTTACGAATTTCGCCTTCCTGCGAATCTGGTTGTAAACAGATATTGCATTAACCGATAACCTTTCCTTTTCATCAGGTTCAAGCAAATCCACCGCCTGGCAAATAGCCATAATATGAATCGCCATTACCTGATAAGAATTTTCGAGAACCTGTTTGGCAAGAACTGCACTATTGGTTCCCATACTCACAATATCCTGATTATCATTATTATTAGGGATGCTATGAACATATACCGAATTGGATAAAGCCTGATTTTCAGCAGTTGTCGATGTAGCGGTAAACTGGATTCCCTGAAACCCAAAGTTAAGTCCCCAGGTTCCGGCATTCAGAAACGGAGGGAATTTCCCGTTTAGTTTACTGTTCATCAAAAAGTTCAGCTGCCTTTCCATCAGCATAGAAAGCTTAGTCAGGACGATCTTCACTTTATCCATTTCCAATGAAATATAATCCCCATGAAAATTACCACCGTGAAACACATTGTTCTCCTCAGGATTTACAATGGGATTATCGTTGGTAGAATTCAGTTCATCTTCAATTATTTCCTGTGCGTATTTGATCGTATCGACAATAGGCCCGATAATTTGCGGCACACAACGAATCGAATAATATTCCTGGATTTTCCTTTCAAATTCCTTACGTTGTAATGCTGTATCGTCCTTAAACAATTCTTCCCGGTTGCGGATCATACCGCTGCCTTTCACAAACTCCCGCATTTCTTTTGCCACATACTTCTGGCCACGGTGGTGTTTTACAGCATTCAGTTCTTCGGAAAATGAATCGTCAAAAGCTTCGATTACTTCATTCAGCATGGACGAAGCTGCAATTGCCCACTGTACAAGACGTTTTGCATAAATGATATTGATTGCTGCAATGCCGGTCATGCAGGATGTTCCGTTGATCAATCCAAGGCCATCCCGAAGCTCCATTTTGAGTGGTGTAATACCGTGTTCAGCTAAAACTTCAGCCGTTTTCCGTCTGATTCCATTTTCATAAACATGGCCTTCTCCAATTAAATTAAGGCCTAAATGAGACAATTGTACCAAATCCCCACTCGCTCCAACACTCCCATGTTCAAAAATTTCAGGAACAATCCCATTATTAATAAACAGCACCAATTGTTTAATGACACCGGTACTTATTCCGGAATTTGCCTGTAAAAAAGCATTCAGCCGCGCCAGCATTACACTTCGGGCATAAACTTCGTTAAGAGGCTTTCCAATCCCGCTCGAATGGCTGCGGATAAGATTATATTGCAGACTGTTTAACTGGTCGGTTTCAATACGATATTGTGCCATCGGGCCAAATCCGGTATTGATTCCGTATATTATTTTATCTTTCGAAAAATCTGTTAAAAAATTAAAAGACCTTGAAACTTTGTTAAGTGCATCATCTGCCAGAACAAATTCTTTCTTCTCAAATGCGTATTGCTCGATTTGAGCTAACGAAATACTGTTCATTTATAAATACCAAAATTAAATAACATGCAAAATAAATCTTTTTTTGCGGTTTTGACAAGTTTAGCCTTTCACCGGTATTGAACATTAATAAGTTGCCGGGACACATACATTTATTTAATTTTGCCAAACACTCACGCATAACCTATTCATGATCGGTGATTTATTACTCAGGCTCAATGTACTCCTTTCAAGGCATAAACCGGTTTTCTTTTTTTGCCTGATAGGTCTGATCGGAGTTCTGAGCTATGGGATTTCCAAATTAAGGATCACTGAAAGCATATTTGCGACATTGCCAAAAGGAGAAACTTTTGAAGAGTTTAACAAGCTGGTTGAGAACAAAAACATTATCAATCAAATTGTATTTTCCATAGATGTCGATTCCGGAATCACCAGTGATGATGCAGAAATTCTGGCAGAAAAATTTGCGGATTCTTTAAAATTAATAACGAAAGGTTACATCACTAACATTCAGGCTATAAGGCCTGATATTCAGCAGGATGTATATGAATATACTTATTCCAACTTCCCGGGGTTTATTGATTCATCCTATTATTCACACATCCTGAATAAAATTCAGCCTGATTCTATCCGGGTTTCTGTAAGTTCTTCATACAACCAGTTGTTAACTCCGGGCGGGCCTTTCTTAAAGCAATATGTTGTCAATGATCCGTTGGGAATTTCGGGTGAATATTTCCGTGAACTTAATGCGGCAAATAATTCAGGCGGAATGTCGGTGGAAAACGGTGTTATGTTCTCCCGAAACAGAAAGCAGATTATCGTAACAGCAGCTACAAGTTACAATTCCGGTAACTCGGCGATGAATATTGCGTTGTTCAGCAAAGTAGAAAATTTCAAGCTTCGCTGGGACAAGCAATTTCCTCAAAACCATTTTTCCTACTTTGGTACTTTCGAAATTGCTGCCAGAAATGCCATTCAGGTTAAACAGGATTCCAACAGGACAATGATCATTGCATTGGTGGCTATCATTCTTATTCTGGTTTTATATTACCGAAAAGTTCTGATCCCGGTTTATATTATTCTTCCCGGACTTTTTGGAGGAGTTTTTGCATTGGGTATCATTGGTTTTATCCGGCCCGAAGTTTCTGGGATTTCCCTTGCAACCGGAGCTGTAATTTTCGGAATATTACTGGATTATTCCTTTCACTTTTTCACACATATCCGTCATACCAGATCTATTACGCTTGCTATTAAAGAAGTAAGCGAGCCGTTACTTACCGGTAGTCTTACAACGATTTTAGCTTTCAGTGCATTGCATTTTGCCAACTCGGTAGTTTTACAGGATTTTGGATTATTTGCATCATTAAGTTTGACCGGAGCAGCCGTATTTACACTCACCGTATTACCAGTCATTCTTCAGGCATTTTCATTCGATTACAATCATATTCCCGGCGAAAGTAAATTTTTCAATTTTCCTTCAATACCTGCAAAATTAAGATTTGCAACATTACTGGTCGTAACCTCACTCACTTTTGTATTTCTTTACTACGCACAATTCACTGAATTCGACAGCAGTTTTGAAAGCCTGAGCATGCAGAGCGGTGATATAAAGGAACGTGAAGAAAAGTTGACGGGTATCAATCCTGATACAGATAAAAGGATCTATATTTTTTCAACAAATAAAATTAAAGAAAAGGCAGAACAAACTAATTATACCGTTTATCAGAAATTAACCCGATTTAAAGCTGAAAAAAAATCAAAGAATTCGTTTCGTCAGGAGCCTTTTTAATTCCTGAAAAAATAAAACAAGAGCGAATCAGACGATGGAATGAGTTTTGGGATGATAACATAAAAGAGACTACATTTTCAGTTTTAGACCAATCTGCCAAACGATCCGGGTTTAATATTTCTGCATTTGATCAGTTCAAAAACTGGATCTCGGGCCAGAATGAAAATACTATAAACGAAAAGGAATTATTTTCCCAACTTGGATTTACAAATCTGATCGAATCTGATTCCGCAAAAACCACACTCATTACTACGCTGGTAACCAACAAAAGCCAGCTTCCATTAATCAAATCAGAATTACGGAAAATCCCCGGAGTTGAAATATTCGACCGTTCAGAACTGGCCAGTGACTTATTGTCAATGGTGAAAAATGACTTTAACTATATTCTGATCGTTTCAGCTTCTATCGTTTTCCTTACATTATTACTTGTTTATGGGAGAATAGAATTGACAATGTTAAGCTTTCTTCCGATGGTTATCAGTTGGATATGGATACTGGGGATTGCCGCCATTTTAGACATAAAATTCAATTTTGTAAATGTTGTAATCACAACTTTCATTTTTGGACTGGGTGACGATTTCAGCATTTTCGTGACGGATGGCCTTCTCAATAAATACAAAACCGGAAAAGACACCTTAAAATCTTACCAGTCGGCCATTATTCTTTCAGCACTGACAACCATTGTAGGAACCGGTGTATTGATTTTCGCTAAACATCCTGCTATTCATTCCATTGCGTTAATAAGCGTATTAGGCATTGTTTGTATTCTTTTTATTTCATTTATATTCCAACCGGTATTATTTGGCTTTTTTGTTCAAAACCGTATCAGCCGAAAAAAGGCTCCTGTCACTTTGCTTCCTTTTCTATTAAGCATTTCCAGTTTTACTTACTTTTTACTGGGTTGCCTGTTTTTGCATTCCAAATTGGTAACTATACTACTATTGCCTGTTTCCAAAAAGAGAAAGAAAGCAATGATTAACAGATCATTATCATTTTATGCCAAAACAGTAATTTATTCAGGGCCACATGTTAAAAAGAACATTTCAGGTCTTGAAAACCTTGATATGGAAAAGCCGGTTATCT from Dyadobacter sp. NIV53 carries:
- the fabG gene encoding 3-oxoacyl-ACP reductase FabG, with translation MSCALVTGASRGLGRAIAVQLAKDHGLYILINYSSNQTAAEETLEEIRKDGGDGELLQFNVQTKSEVDEVLNTWKANNEDKFISVLVNNAGITKDGLFMWMPEKDWDDVMNISTKGLFNVTQNIIQQMLRKRSGRIVNIASVSGMKGVAGQTNYSAAKGAIISATKALAQEVAKRKITVNAVAPGFIASDMTKDLNEDELKQMIPMNRFGKADEVAHLVSFLCSDKAAYITGEVVNINGGIYS
- the hutH gene encoding histidine ammonia-lyase; the encoded protein is MNSISLAQIEQYAFEKKEFVLADDALNKVSRSFNFLTDFSKDKIIYGINTGFGPMAQYRIETDQLNSLQYNLIRSHSSGIGKPLNEVYARSVMLARLNAFLQANSGISTGVIKQLVLFINNGIVPEIFEHGSVGASGDLVQLSHLGLNLIGEGHVYENGIRRKTAEVLAEHGITPLKMELRDGLGLINGTSCMTGIAAINIIYAKRLVQWAIAASSMLNEVIEAFDDSFSEELNAVKHHRGQKYVAKEMREFVKGSGMIRNREELFKDDTALQRKEFERKIQEYYSIRCVPQIIGPIVDTIKYAQEIIEDELNSTNDNPIVNPEENNVFHGGNFHGDYISLEMDKVKIVLTKLSMLMERQLNFLMNSKLNGKFPPFLNAGTWGLNFGFQGIQFTATSTTAENQALSNSVYVHSIPNNNDNQDIVSMGTNSAVLAKQVLENSYQVMAIHIMAICQAVDLLEPDEKERLSVNAISVYNQIRRKAKFVKEDIPQSESIAAVYEYIKETPFTL
- a CDS encoding phosphopantetheine-binding protein, with the protein product MYAKDVKMSLEEVIEDTRGFLSEEFEVDKDLILPENSLKETLDLDSLDYVDLVVLIEENLNIKMTGEDFKEIVTFGDFFNLVQKKLAL
- a CDS encoding lipid A biosynthesis acyltransferase — protein: MSRQDGNAQDNSWDGKTRGSLTGYKIFLFFIQFLGLGFAYLLLRVVTFYYYLFASKPRNILLDFYQNTLHISGKAAKKMVRRNFYIFGQTLVDRAAFLLGKEGMFSHTFENEEFLIDIREKGKGGILLSAHLGNWETAGNLLKGRITPTINIVMLDAEVESIKQYMELSTGGSRFKIIAIKNDLSHIIAIRNALINNEFVAIHADRYMEGAKFTELDFLGKKAKFPIGPFVIASKFDAPVTFVFAAKDGKYSYHLSATLPIITKMKAEEIAKLYVAELEKKVSQYPEQWFNYFNFFQ
- a CDS encoding phosphopantetheine-binding protein, with protein sequence MDNLKEDLKKQIIEQLNLEDLQVSDIDDDALLFSDQGLGLDSIDALELIVLLEQYHGIQVVNPDEGKEAFLSVSTMADYIRKRKAEQIA
- a CDS encoding thioesterase family protein, which gives rise to MLSSEIEIDIRFSETDAMGVVWHGNYLKFFEDGREAFGKTFGLEYLTIFDQGYFTPIVKSEIDHKAAVYYGQAIKVITKYIPSKSAKIMFEYEVVNLTTGELCAVGKTMQVFLEKESRTLELLTPDFYSHWKEKNDVVF
- a CDS encoding beta-ketoacyl synthase N-terminal-like domain-containing protein, whose product is MIYIGAEEIISPLGETAAKNFSAMAENRTGISLIPNAGFNKISVHLSKILSLPQESQFENLTASMLISVSGKIDKNVLSSAKTILIISSTKGELKDNMTDPFGQSVASLMARFELVNQPIVISNACVSGVLAINAARNFIAARLYEHAIVIGCDLISDFVVYGFQSLFAMSDEPCIPFDANRKGISLGEGCGAVVISNTVSIFKESPLKLLQGTSANDANHISGPSRTGEGLYRSVKKTMEINQISDNEIDFISAHGTGTIYNDEMESIAFDRLSLTDVPLNSFKGYFGHTLGAAGVIETAASIQMIRKEILVKSLGFSETGTSKVLNVITENKKAKLHTILKTASGFGGGNASLIIQKL
- a CDS encoding beta-ketoacyl synthase, with translation MSIRITGIGIISAIGLTVEENLLSLKESRTGIAPVKYLDEKRGFLAGEVKISNQDLITRLGVQNPNISRTSLLGLAAARQAWGKTNQDKKLKTGIISATSVGGMDRSEVFYADYLAHTNPDYNLLKCHDSGNTTERIAAELGISGYINTLSTACSSGANAIMLGARMLIQGKLDRVLVGGTDALTKFTINGFRSLMIYDDQWCRPFDESRNGLNLGEGAGFLLLENEKSIALSGNKTLCYVNGWSNAADAYHQTASSPDGKGATMAIGNAIAKSGRSLEEISYINAHGTGTKNNDLSESVALKNIFGENVPVFSSTKPFTGHTLAAAGAIEAVFSIMAIQHNLIYPNLNYKTVIEETGLVPVTELLVDKPVNTVLSNSFGFGGNNSSLVFSDVE
- a CDS encoding beta-ketoacyl synthase, whose amino-acid sequence is MNHRVVITGIGIYSCLGENLDEVAKSLYQGKSGIIFDQVRKDFGFRSALTGMVREPDLKSFLSRRQRLGMHQPAIYAYMSTKEALEMAGLDIDFLEKTETGIIFGNDSTASSVVEAVDKAREKHDTTLIGSGAIFQNMNSTVNMNLSTIFKLKGINFTLSAACASGSHSIGMGYLMIKQGLQERVICGGAQEINPASMASFDGLGTFSVRESEPAKASRPFDKDRDGLIPSGGAATVILESYEAATKRGAKIIAELIGYGFSSNGDHISNPSIEGQIRSLQMALSQANIKAGDVDYINAHATSTPVGDGSEARAIFDVFGGNVPVSSTKSMTGHECWMAGASEIVYSILMMQKDFIAPNINYENPDEDSALINIIPETKEQKINCFLSNSFGFGGTNSTLIIKKS